A single Biomphalaria glabrata chromosome 2, xgBioGlab47.1, whole genome shotgun sequence DNA region contains:
- the LOC106079612 gene encoding uncharacterized protein LOC106079612, producing MADEIRQMDETCTACQERKPMNQRETLIQHVPWENVGADLMKVDGRLEYLITVDYYSNFIEYDYLSTTSQEVIRKLKGLFARFGVPKMLVKDVGPQFTSNEFLRFTKRWNITHIRSDSGYPRTNGKAEAAVKITKNLILEN from the coding sequence ATGGCTGATGAAATAAGGCAGATGGATGAGACATGCACTGCTTGTCAAGAAAGGAAACCTATGAACCAGAGAGAAACACTTATACAACATGTTCCATGGGAAAACGTTGGAGCTGACCTGATGAAAGTGGATGGAAGACTTGAGTATCTAATAACTGTTGATTATTACTCTAATTTTATTGAGTATGATTATCTGTCAACAACATCACAAGAAGTGATTAGAAAATTGAAAGGACTATTTGCTCGTTTTGGTGTTCCAAAAATGTTAGTAAAAGATGTCGGTCCGCAATTTACTTCAAATGAGTTTTTGAGATTCACTAAGCGATGGAACATCACTCACATCAGATCAGATTCTGGTTATCCGAGAACAAATGGGAAGGCTGAAGCTGCTGTAAAGATAACGAAGAATTTAATACTGGAAAACTAA
- the LOC106079625 gene encoding NHP2-like protein 1 produces the protein MAASEEVNAKAYPLADQKLTEQILELVQQASNYKQLKKGANEATKTLNRGLAEFIVLTADAEPIEILLHLPLLCEDKNVPYIFVRSKQALGRACGVSRPVIACSVIQKEGSQLRNQIQAIQRSIERLLI, from the exons atg GCAGCTTCAGAAGAAGTAAATGCAAAAGCATACCCATTGGCTGACCAAAAGCTTACAGAGCAGATTTTGGAACTTGTCCAACAAGCTTCAAATTATAAGCAGCTGAAAAAAGGGGCCAATGAAG ctaCTAAGACTCTTAATCGAGGCTTGGCAGAATTCATTGTGTTGACAGCAGATGCAGAACCAATAGAAATCTTGCTTCATTTGCCTCTGCTATGTGAGGATAAG aatgttCCTTACATTTTTGTGAGATCTAAGcaag CTCTTGGAAGAGCTTGTGGTGTTTCAAGACCTGTTATTGCCTGCTCAGTCATACAAAAAGAGGGGTCTCAGTTGAGGAATCAAATTCAGGCCATTCAGCGCAGCATTGAACGACTTctcatttaa